In Polyodon spathula isolate WHYD16114869_AA chromosome 11, ASM1765450v1, whole genome shotgun sequence, one genomic interval encodes:
- the LOC121322920 gene encoding activated CDC42 kinase 1-like isoform X6, with translation MGDCSEYQRLPNKEEEKLGSSMQSDEGTDWLLELLTEVQLQQYFLCIRDDLNVTRLSHFDYVKNEDMEKIGMGRPGQRRLWEAVKRRRALCKRKSWMSKPLSRAPQVFSGKRPDSEFQPQPATTFRKVCTPPPQDSQQALTCLISEKDLVLFEKLGDGSFGVVKRGEWFTPTGNVMNVAVKCLKTDVLNQPDTLDDFIQEVNAMHSLDHQNLIRLCGVVLTHPMKMVTELAPLGSMLDRLRKNQGHFLISTLCQYAIQIANGMAYLESKRFIHRDLAARNILLASNELVKIGDFGLMRALPKNDDHYVMQEHRKVPFAWCAPESLKTRTFSHASDTWMFGVTLWEMCTYGQEPWLGLNGSQILHKIDKEGERLSKPEDCPQDIYNVMLQCWAQKPDDRPTFVALREFLVETMPTDMLALQDFEEPDKLLIQMNDVITIIEGRAENYWWRGQNKRTLKVGQFPRNTVTSVAGLSAQDISRPLKNSFIHTGHGDTNPQRCWGFPDKIDDLYLGNPMDPPDVLGMDTNAARPTQLPGRAKKEPPPRPPQPAILGKKPCYDPVTEEEDFMQTGLKKLSLKKQGPTKGLKLVKPAAWVTGTKIIDRQCFGSKPAGPQTNEVSLIDFGEEIPPTNPSPVVEIHIPTLAKLALEVDSILDKTPPQSPTRVLPRPLHPTPVVDWDSKPLPPPPVYDDVAQDEEDIEVSSINSTEPVLLDGSSKCGTVNLQKLKKGENSFGYVQETDTGGKPKLEDNLFLPSKQSRQTNFSVSAEIFEELQHECMKRLNVPVVSPQPSPSPTNLEPRKQIVLSFSEEKPQIPPRIPIPPRPIRWNDYGRWSGDLSPASGGEDDKPPQIPPRDPLSQPNSRTPSPLSLNVGSPQQRSSLCSTVSFGSYLSTSPGKLMPTTQSFASDPKYATPKVIQAQGKDCTKGPCILPIVKDGKKVSNTHYYLLPERPPYLDKYEKFLKETENTEDGSTKRSTATATVRPMVQESDFKANFSSNNSNLGTKTTMKTTYSLQKITFDGSVGKAEGARPTDKIRLVQETVHGVTMEECQAALQNHCWNVHKAVQYLKAMTNYN, from the exons AAGCTTGGCAGTAGCATGCAGTCAGATGAGGGTACAGACTGGCTCCTGGAACTCCTGACAGAGGTGCAGCTTCAGCAGTACTTCCTGTGTATCCGCGACGACCTCAATGTCACCCGCCTCTCTCACTTTGACTATGTCAAGAATGAGGACATGGAAAAAATTGGCATGGGTCGACCTG GGCAGAGGCGGCTGTGGGAGGCAGTCAAAAGAAGGAGAGCACTGTGCAAACGCAAATCCTGGATGAGCAAG CCTCTGTCTCGCGCTCCTCAGGTGTTCAGCGGGAAGCGGCCTGACTCAGAGTTCCAGCCTCAGCCAGCCACTACCTTCCGCAAGGTGTGCACCCCGCCACCCCAGGACAGTCAGCAGGCTCTCACCTGCCTGATCAGCGAGAAGGACTTGGTGCTATTCGAGAAGCTGGGAGACGGCTCCTTCGGGGTCGTTAAGCGTGGAGAGTGGTTCACGCCCACGGGGAACGTG ATGAATGTTGCTGTAAAATGCTTGAAAACTGATGTCCTCAACCAGCCAGACACATTGGATGACTTCATCCAGGAAGTGAATGCCATGCACTCCCTCGACCACCAGAACCTGATCCGGCTGTGTGGTGTGGTTCTCACACACCCCATGAAAATG GTAACTGAACTGGCACCTTTGGGCTCAATGCTGGACCGTTTGAGAAAGAACCAGGGACATTTCTTAATATCAACGCTTTGCCAGTATGCCATCCAGATCGCCAACGGCATGGCCTACCTGGAGTCAAAAAGGTTCATCCACCGAGATTTGGCTGCCAGGAATATCCTTCTAGCCTCTAATGAACTGGTAAAGATAGGTGACTTCGGACTCATGAGGGCACTGCCCAAGAATGATGATCACTACGTCATGCAGGAACACCGCAAGGTCCCCTTTGCATG GTGTGCCCCGGAGAGCCTAAAGACCCGCACTTTTTCACATGCGAGTGACACCTGGATGTTTGGTGTGACACTCTGGGAGATGTGTACATATGGACAGGAGCCCTGGCTAGGACTCAATGGCAGCCAG ATTCTCCATAAGATTGACAAGGAGGGAGAGAGGCTCTCCAAACCCGAGGACTGCCCCCAGGATATCTACAACGTGATGCTACAGTGTTGGGCACAGAAACCGGACGACCGCCCTACCTTTGTAGCACTCCGAGAGTTTTTAGTGGAG ACTATGCCAACAGACATGCTGGCGCTGCAGGATTTTGAGGAACCGGACAAACTGCTTATTCAGATGAACGATGTCATTACAATCATTGAAGGCAG GGCTGAAAATTACTGGTGGAGGGGCCAGAACAAGCGCACCCTGAAGGTGGGCCAGTTCCCCAGAAACACTGTGACATCCGTGGCAGGACTGTCAGCCCAAGACATCAGCCGGCCCCTTAAAAACAGCTTCATCCACACAGGGCATGGGGACACGAACCCTCAGCGCTGCTGGGGGTTTCCAGACAAGATCGATGA CCTGTACTTGGGTAATCCTATGGACCCACCTGATGTGCTGGGAATGGATACAAATGCTGCCAGACCAACTCAGCTTCCAGGAAGGGCAAAAA AGGAGCCCCCGCCACGTCCCCCTCAGCCAGCCATTCTAGGCAAGA AGCCCTGCTATGACCCTGTTACTGAGGAGGAGGATTTCATGCAAACAGGCTTAAAGAAACTCTCCCTGAAAAAACAAGGaccaaccaaggggctcaaacTGGTCAAACCAGCTGCGTGGGTCACTGGCACAAAGATAATTGACCGGCAGTGTTTTGGGAGCAAGCCAGCAGGTCCCCAAACCAATGAGGTGTCTCTGATTGACTTTGGAGAGGAGATTCCTCCAACCAATCCCTCACCAGTGGTGGAAATACATATTCCAACTCTGGCTAAATTAGCTTTGGAGGTGGACTCTATACTTGACAAAACTCCACCCCAGAGTCCTACCAGGGTCCTTCCTCGACCCTTGCACCCTACACCTGTGGTTGACTGGGACTCCAAACCCCTGCCTCCCCCTCCTGTTTATGACGATGTAGCCCAGGATGAGGAGGACATAGAGGTCTCTTCCATAAACAGCACTGAGCCTGTTCTGTTGGACGGGTCATCAAAATGTGGCACAGTGAATCTCCAAAAACTTAAGAAGGGAGAGAACAGCTTTGGCTATGTCCAAGAGACCGATACAGGGGGAAAGCCCAAATTGGAGGACAACCTCTTCCTGCCCAGCAAGCAGAGCCGACAGACCAACTTCTCAGTGTCTGCAGAGATCTTCGAGGAGCTCCAGCATGAGTGCATGAAGAGACTGAACGTTCCTGTGGTCTCACCTCAACCCTCCCCGAGCCCCACAAACCTGGAGCCCCGCAAGCAAATTGTCTTGTCTTTCTCTGAAGAGAAGCCACAGATCCCGCCACGGATACCCATCCCACCTCGGCCCATCAGATGGAACGATTATGGCCGCTGGTCCGGGGATCTGTCTCCAGCTTCGGGAGGCGAGGATGATAAACCCCCTCAGATCCCACCACGAGACCCTTTATCACAGCCCAATTCCAGAACTCCAAGCCCCCTGAGTCTGAACGTGGGCTCCCCCCAGCAAAGGTCAAGCCTCTGCTCGACAGTATCCTTTGGCTCCTACCTTTCCACCTCCCCAGGCAAGCTAATGCCAACCACCCAGAGCTTTGCATCGGACCCCAAATATGCCACACCCAAAGTCATTCAAGCCCAGGGAAAGGACTGCACTAAGGGGCCATGCATCTTGCCAATTGTCAAAGATGGTAAAAAAGTCAGCAACACACACTACTACCTCCTCCCAGAGAGGCCTCCCTACCTGGACAAGTACGAGAAGTTTCTTAAGGAGACCGAAAACACGGAAGACGGTTCCACCAAACGCAGCACTGCCACAGCGACGGTACGACCCATGGTCCAGGAGTCCGACTTCAAAGCTAACTTCTCCTCCAACAACAGCAACCTGGGGACCAAAACCACAATGAAGACGACATACAGCCTTCAAAAGATCACCTTTGACGGGTCTGTTGGGAAGGCAGAGGGAGCCAGGCCTACTGACAAAATCAGATTG GTGCAGGAAACTGTTCACGGGGTAACAATGGAAGAGTGCCAGGCGGCTCTACAGAACCACTGCTGGAATGTCCACAAAGCTGTGCAGTACCTCAAG gcGATGACAAACTACAATTAA
- the LOC121322920 gene encoding activated CDC42 kinase 1-like isoform X3: MGDCSEYQRLPNKEEEKLGSSMQSDEGTDWLLELLTEVQLQQYFLCIRDDLNVTRLSHFDYVKNEDMEKIGMGRPGQRRLWEAVKRRRALCKRKSWMSKPLSRAPQVFSGKRPDSEFQPQPATTFRKVCTPPPQDSQQALTCLISEKDLVLFEKLGDGSFGVVKRGEWFTPTGNVMNVAVKCLKTDVLNQPDTLDDFIQEVNAMHSLDHQNLIRLCGVVLTHPMKMVTELAPLGSMLDRLRKNQGHFLISTLCQYAIQIANGMAYLESKRFIHRDLAARNILLASNELVKIGDFGLMRALPKNDDHYVMQEHRKVPFAWCAPESLKTRTFSHASDTWMFGVTLWEMCTYGQEPWLGLNGSQILHKIDKEGERLSKPEDCPQDIYNVMLQCWAQKPDDRPTFVALREFLVETMPTDMLALQDFEEPDKLLIQMNDVITIIEGRAENYWWRGQNKRTLKVGQFPRNTVTSVAGLSAQDISRPLKNSFIHTGHGDTNPQRCWGFPDKIDDLYLGNPMDPPDVLGMDTNAARPTQLPGRAKKPCYDPVTEEEDFMQTGLKKLSLKKQGPTKGLKLVKPAAWVTGTKIIDRQCFGSKPAGPQTNEVSLIDFGEEIPPTNPSPVVEIHIPTLAKLALEVDSILDKTPPQSPTRVLPRPLHPTPVVDWDSKPLPPPPVYDDVAQDEEDIEVSSINSTEPVLLDGSSKCGTVNLQKLKKGENSFGYVQETDTGGKPKLEDNLFLPSKQSRQTNFSVSAEIFEELQHECMKRLNVPVVSPQPSPSPTNLEPRKQIVLSFSEEKPQIPPRIPIPPRPIRWNDYGRWSGDLSPASGGEDDKPPQIPPRDPLSQPNSRTPSPLSLNVGSPQQRSSLCSTVSFGSYLSTSPGKLMPTTQSFASDPKYATPKVIQAQGKDCTKGPCILPIVKDGKKVSNTHYYLLPERPPYLDKYEKFLKETENTEDGSTKRSTATATVRPMVQESDFKANFSSNNSNLGTKTTMKTTYSLQKITFDGSVGKAEGARPTDKIRLVQETVHGVTMEECQAALQNHCWNVHKAVQYLKVEQLFCLGLKTRAECLKILETYDWNLELASSQLLDSYSTLRQRR, from the exons AAGCTTGGCAGTAGCATGCAGTCAGATGAGGGTACAGACTGGCTCCTGGAACTCCTGACAGAGGTGCAGCTTCAGCAGTACTTCCTGTGTATCCGCGACGACCTCAATGTCACCCGCCTCTCTCACTTTGACTATGTCAAGAATGAGGACATGGAAAAAATTGGCATGGGTCGACCTG GGCAGAGGCGGCTGTGGGAGGCAGTCAAAAGAAGGAGAGCACTGTGCAAACGCAAATCCTGGATGAGCAAG CCTCTGTCTCGCGCTCCTCAGGTGTTCAGCGGGAAGCGGCCTGACTCAGAGTTCCAGCCTCAGCCAGCCACTACCTTCCGCAAGGTGTGCACCCCGCCACCCCAGGACAGTCAGCAGGCTCTCACCTGCCTGATCAGCGAGAAGGACTTGGTGCTATTCGAGAAGCTGGGAGACGGCTCCTTCGGGGTCGTTAAGCGTGGAGAGTGGTTCACGCCCACGGGGAACGTG ATGAATGTTGCTGTAAAATGCTTGAAAACTGATGTCCTCAACCAGCCAGACACATTGGATGACTTCATCCAGGAAGTGAATGCCATGCACTCCCTCGACCACCAGAACCTGATCCGGCTGTGTGGTGTGGTTCTCACACACCCCATGAAAATG GTAACTGAACTGGCACCTTTGGGCTCAATGCTGGACCGTTTGAGAAAGAACCAGGGACATTTCTTAATATCAACGCTTTGCCAGTATGCCATCCAGATCGCCAACGGCATGGCCTACCTGGAGTCAAAAAGGTTCATCCACCGAGATTTGGCTGCCAGGAATATCCTTCTAGCCTCTAATGAACTGGTAAAGATAGGTGACTTCGGACTCATGAGGGCACTGCCCAAGAATGATGATCACTACGTCATGCAGGAACACCGCAAGGTCCCCTTTGCATG GTGTGCCCCGGAGAGCCTAAAGACCCGCACTTTTTCACATGCGAGTGACACCTGGATGTTTGGTGTGACACTCTGGGAGATGTGTACATATGGACAGGAGCCCTGGCTAGGACTCAATGGCAGCCAG ATTCTCCATAAGATTGACAAGGAGGGAGAGAGGCTCTCCAAACCCGAGGACTGCCCCCAGGATATCTACAACGTGATGCTACAGTGTTGGGCACAGAAACCGGACGACCGCCCTACCTTTGTAGCACTCCGAGAGTTTTTAGTGGAG ACTATGCCAACAGACATGCTGGCGCTGCAGGATTTTGAGGAACCGGACAAACTGCTTATTCAGATGAACGATGTCATTACAATCATTGAAGGCAG GGCTGAAAATTACTGGTGGAGGGGCCAGAACAAGCGCACCCTGAAGGTGGGCCAGTTCCCCAGAAACACTGTGACATCCGTGGCAGGACTGTCAGCCCAAGACATCAGCCGGCCCCTTAAAAACAGCTTCATCCACACAGGGCATGGGGACACGAACCCTCAGCGCTGCTGGGGGTTTCCAGACAAGATCGATGA CCTGTACTTGGGTAATCCTATGGACCCACCTGATGTGCTGGGAATGGATACAAATGCTGCCAGACCAACTCAGCTTCCAGGAAGGGCAAAAA AGCCCTGCTATGACCCTGTTACTGAGGAGGAGGATTTCATGCAAACAGGCTTAAAGAAACTCTCCCTGAAAAAACAAGGaccaaccaaggggctcaaacTGGTCAAACCAGCTGCGTGGGTCACTGGCACAAAGATAATTGACCGGCAGTGTTTTGGGAGCAAGCCAGCAGGTCCCCAAACCAATGAGGTGTCTCTGATTGACTTTGGAGAGGAGATTCCTCCAACCAATCCCTCACCAGTGGTGGAAATACATATTCCAACTCTGGCTAAATTAGCTTTGGAGGTGGACTCTATACTTGACAAAACTCCACCCCAGAGTCCTACCAGGGTCCTTCCTCGACCCTTGCACCCTACACCTGTGGTTGACTGGGACTCCAAACCCCTGCCTCCCCCTCCTGTTTATGACGATGTAGCCCAGGATGAGGAGGACATAGAGGTCTCTTCCATAAACAGCACTGAGCCTGTTCTGTTGGACGGGTCATCAAAATGTGGCACAGTGAATCTCCAAAAACTTAAGAAGGGAGAGAACAGCTTTGGCTATGTCCAAGAGACCGATACAGGGGGAAAGCCCAAATTGGAGGACAACCTCTTCCTGCCCAGCAAGCAGAGCCGACAGACCAACTTCTCAGTGTCTGCAGAGATCTTCGAGGAGCTCCAGCATGAGTGCATGAAGAGACTGAACGTTCCTGTGGTCTCACCTCAACCCTCCCCGAGCCCCACAAACCTGGAGCCCCGCAAGCAAATTGTCTTGTCTTTCTCTGAAGAGAAGCCACAGATCCCGCCACGGATACCCATCCCACCTCGGCCCATCAGATGGAACGATTATGGCCGCTGGTCCGGGGATCTGTCTCCAGCTTCGGGAGGCGAGGATGATAAACCCCCTCAGATCCCACCACGAGACCCTTTATCACAGCCCAATTCCAGAACTCCAAGCCCCCTGAGTCTGAACGTGGGCTCCCCCCAGCAAAGGTCAAGCCTCTGCTCGACAGTATCCTTTGGCTCCTACCTTTCCACCTCCCCAGGCAAGCTAATGCCAACCACCCAGAGCTTTGCATCGGACCCCAAATATGCCACACCCAAAGTCATTCAAGCCCAGGGAAAGGACTGCACTAAGGGGCCATGCATCTTGCCAATTGTCAAAGATGGTAAAAAAGTCAGCAACACACACTACTACCTCCTCCCAGAGAGGCCTCCCTACCTGGACAAGTACGAGAAGTTTCTTAAGGAGACCGAAAACACGGAAGACGGTTCCACCAAACGCAGCACTGCCACAGCGACGGTACGACCCATGGTCCAGGAGTCCGACTTCAAAGCTAACTTCTCCTCCAACAACAGCAACCTGGGGACCAAAACCACAATGAAGACGACATACAGCCTTCAAAAGATCACCTTTGACGGGTCTGTTGGGAAGGCAGAGGGAGCCAGGCCTACTGACAAAATCAGATTG GTGCAGGAAACTGTTCACGGGGTAACAATGGAAGAGTGCCAGGCGGCTCTACAGAACCACTGCTGGAATGTCCACAAAGCTGTGCAGTACCTCAAG GTTGAGCAGTTGTTCTGTCTGGGGCTGAAGACAAGAGCAGAATGTCTTAAAATCTTAGAAACGTATGACTGGAATCTGGAACTGGCTAGCTCACAACTACTGGACTCCTATAGCACACTGAGGCAAAG gcGATGA
- the LOC121322920 gene encoding activated CDC42 kinase 1-like isoform X4, with protein MQSDEGTDWLLELLTEVQLQQYFLCIRDDLNVTRLSHFDYVKNEDMEKIGMGRPGQRRLWEAVKRRRALCKRKSWMSKPLSRAPQVFSGKRPDSEFQPQPATTFRKVCTPPPQDSQQALTCLISEKDLVLFEKLGDGSFGVVKRGEWFTPTGNVMNVAVKCLKTDVLNQPDTLDDFIQEVNAMHSLDHQNLIRLCGVVLTHPMKMVTELAPLGSMLDRLRKNQGHFLISTLCQYAIQIANGMAYLESKRFIHRDLAARNILLASNELVKIGDFGLMRALPKNDDHYVMQEHRKVPFAWCAPESLKTRTFSHASDTWMFGVTLWEMCTYGQEPWLGLNGSQILHKIDKEGERLSKPEDCPQDIYNVMLQCWAQKPDDRPTFVALREFLVETMPTDMLALQDFEEPDKLLIQMNDVITIIEGRAENYWWRGQNKRTLKVGQFPRNTVTSVAGLSAQDISRPLKNSFIHTGHGDTNPQRCWGFPDKIDDLYLGNPMDPPDVLGMDTNAARPTQLPGRAKKEPPPRPPQPAILGKKPCYDPVTEEEDFMQTGLKKLSLKKQGPTKGLKLVKPAAWVTGTKIIDRQCFGSKPAGPQTNEVSLIDFGEEIPPTNPSPVVEIHIPTLAKLALEVDSILDKTPPQSPTRVLPRPLHPTPVVDWDSKPLPPPPVYDDVAQDEEDIEVSSINSTEPVLLDGSSKCGTVNLQKLKKGENSFGYVQETDTGGKPKLEDNLFLPSKQSRQTNFSVSAEIFEELQHECMKRLNVPVVSPQPSPSPTNLEPRKQIVLSFSEEKPQIPPRIPIPPRPIRWNDYGRWSGDLSPASGGEDDKPPQIPPRDPLSQPNSRTPSPLSLNVGSPQQRSSLCSTVSFGSYLSTSPGKLMPTTQSFASDPKYATPKVIQAQGKDCTKGPCILPIVKDGKKVSNTHYYLLPERPPYLDKYEKFLKETENTEDGSTKRSTATATVRPMVQESDFKANFSSNNSNLGTKTTMKTTYSLQKITFDGSVGKAEGARPTDKIRLVQETVHGVTMEECQAALQNHCWNVHKAVQYLKVEQLFCLGLKTRAECLKILETYDWNLELASSQLLDSYSTLRQRR; from the exons ATGCAGTCAGATGAGGGTACAGACTGGCTCCTGGAACTCCTGACAGAGGTGCAGCTTCAGCAGTACTTCCTGTGTATCCGCGACGACCTCAATGTCACCCGCCTCTCTCACTTTGACTATGTCAAGAATGAGGACATGGAAAAAATTGGCATGGGTCGACCTG GGCAGAGGCGGCTGTGGGAGGCAGTCAAAAGAAGGAGAGCACTGTGCAAACGCAAATCCTGGATGAGCAAG CCTCTGTCTCGCGCTCCTCAGGTGTTCAGCGGGAAGCGGCCTGACTCAGAGTTCCAGCCTCAGCCAGCCACTACCTTCCGCAAGGTGTGCACCCCGCCACCCCAGGACAGTCAGCAGGCTCTCACCTGCCTGATCAGCGAGAAGGACTTGGTGCTATTCGAGAAGCTGGGAGACGGCTCCTTCGGGGTCGTTAAGCGTGGAGAGTGGTTCACGCCCACGGGGAACGTG ATGAATGTTGCTGTAAAATGCTTGAAAACTGATGTCCTCAACCAGCCAGACACATTGGATGACTTCATCCAGGAAGTGAATGCCATGCACTCCCTCGACCACCAGAACCTGATCCGGCTGTGTGGTGTGGTTCTCACACACCCCATGAAAATG GTAACTGAACTGGCACCTTTGGGCTCAATGCTGGACCGTTTGAGAAAGAACCAGGGACATTTCTTAATATCAACGCTTTGCCAGTATGCCATCCAGATCGCCAACGGCATGGCCTACCTGGAGTCAAAAAGGTTCATCCACCGAGATTTGGCTGCCAGGAATATCCTTCTAGCCTCTAATGAACTGGTAAAGATAGGTGACTTCGGACTCATGAGGGCACTGCCCAAGAATGATGATCACTACGTCATGCAGGAACACCGCAAGGTCCCCTTTGCATG GTGTGCCCCGGAGAGCCTAAAGACCCGCACTTTTTCACATGCGAGTGACACCTGGATGTTTGGTGTGACACTCTGGGAGATGTGTACATATGGACAGGAGCCCTGGCTAGGACTCAATGGCAGCCAG ATTCTCCATAAGATTGACAAGGAGGGAGAGAGGCTCTCCAAACCCGAGGACTGCCCCCAGGATATCTACAACGTGATGCTACAGTGTTGGGCACAGAAACCGGACGACCGCCCTACCTTTGTAGCACTCCGAGAGTTTTTAGTGGAG ACTATGCCAACAGACATGCTGGCGCTGCAGGATTTTGAGGAACCGGACAAACTGCTTATTCAGATGAACGATGTCATTACAATCATTGAAGGCAG GGCTGAAAATTACTGGTGGAGGGGCCAGAACAAGCGCACCCTGAAGGTGGGCCAGTTCCCCAGAAACACTGTGACATCCGTGGCAGGACTGTCAGCCCAAGACATCAGCCGGCCCCTTAAAAACAGCTTCATCCACACAGGGCATGGGGACACGAACCCTCAGCGCTGCTGGGGGTTTCCAGACAAGATCGATGA CCTGTACTTGGGTAATCCTATGGACCCACCTGATGTGCTGGGAATGGATACAAATGCTGCCAGACCAACTCAGCTTCCAGGAAGGGCAAAAA AGGAGCCCCCGCCACGTCCCCCTCAGCCAGCCATTCTAGGCAAGA AGCCCTGCTATGACCCTGTTACTGAGGAGGAGGATTTCATGCAAACAGGCTTAAAGAAACTCTCCCTGAAAAAACAAGGaccaaccaaggggctcaaacTGGTCAAACCAGCTGCGTGGGTCACTGGCACAAAGATAATTGACCGGCAGTGTTTTGGGAGCAAGCCAGCAGGTCCCCAAACCAATGAGGTGTCTCTGATTGACTTTGGAGAGGAGATTCCTCCAACCAATCCCTCACCAGTGGTGGAAATACATATTCCAACTCTGGCTAAATTAGCTTTGGAGGTGGACTCTATACTTGACAAAACTCCACCCCAGAGTCCTACCAGGGTCCTTCCTCGACCCTTGCACCCTACACCTGTGGTTGACTGGGACTCCAAACCCCTGCCTCCCCCTCCTGTTTATGACGATGTAGCCCAGGATGAGGAGGACATAGAGGTCTCTTCCATAAACAGCACTGAGCCTGTTCTGTTGGACGGGTCATCAAAATGTGGCACAGTGAATCTCCAAAAACTTAAGAAGGGAGAGAACAGCTTTGGCTATGTCCAAGAGACCGATACAGGGGGAAAGCCCAAATTGGAGGACAACCTCTTCCTGCCCAGCAAGCAGAGCCGACAGACCAACTTCTCAGTGTCTGCAGAGATCTTCGAGGAGCTCCAGCATGAGTGCATGAAGAGACTGAACGTTCCTGTGGTCTCACCTCAACCCTCCCCGAGCCCCACAAACCTGGAGCCCCGCAAGCAAATTGTCTTGTCTTTCTCTGAAGAGAAGCCACAGATCCCGCCACGGATACCCATCCCACCTCGGCCCATCAGATGGAACGATTATGGCCGCTGGTCCGGGGATCTGTCTCCAGCTTCGGGAGGCGAGGATGATAAACCCCCTCAGATCCCACCACGAGACCCTTTATCACAGCCCAATTCCAGAACTCCAAGCCCCCTGAGTCTGAACGTGGGCTCCCCCCAGCAAAGGTCAAGCCTCTGCTCGACAGTATCCTTTGGCTCCTACCTTTCCACCTCCCCAGGCAAGCTAATGCCAACCACCCAGAGCTTTGCATCGGACCCCAAATATGCCACACCCAAAGTCATTCAAGCCCAGGGAAAGGACTGCACTAAGGGGCCATGCATCTTGCCAATTGTCAAAGATGGTAAAAAAGTCAGCAACACACACTACTACCTCCTCCCAGAGAGGCCTCCCTACCTGGACAAGTACGAGAAGTTTCTTAAGGAGACCGAAAACACGGAAGACGGTTCCACCAAACGCAGCACTGCCACAGCGACGGTACGACCCATGGTCCAGGAGTCCGACTTCAAAGCTAACTTCTCCTCCAACAACAGCAACCTGGGGACCAAAACCACAATGAAGACGACATACAGCCTTCAAAAGATCACCTTTGACGGGTCTGTTGGGAAGGCAGAGGGAGCCAGGCCTACTGACAAAATCAGATTG GTGCAGGAAACTGTTCACGGGGTAACAATGGAAGAGTGCCAGGCGGCTCTACAGAACCACTGCTGGAATGTCCACAAAGCTGTGCAGTACCTCAAG GTTGAGCAGTTGTTCTGTCTGGGGCTGAAGACAAGAGCAGAATGTCTTAAAATCTTAGAAACGTATGACTGGAATCTGGAACTGGCTAGCTCACAACTACTGGACTCCTATAGCACACTGAGGCAAAG gcGATGA